Proteins found in one Pseudomonas mosselii genomic segment:
- the pap gene encoding polyphosphate:AMP phosphotransferase: MFESAEIGHSIDKDTYEAEVPALREALLEAQYDLKQQARFPVIVLINGIEGAGKGETVKLLNEWMDPRLIEVRTFDQQTDEELARPPAWRYWRALPPKGRMGVFFGNWYSQMLEGRVHGQFKDAVLDQAIAGAERLEQMLCDEGALIIKFWFHLSKKQMKARLKALKDDPLHNWRISPLDWQQSETYDRFVRFGERVLRRTSRDYAPWHVVEGVDPHYRSLAVGRILLESLQAALANNPKGKHQGNVAPLGRSIDQKSLLGALDMTLRLDKHDYQEQLVTEQARLAGLLRDKRMRRHALVAVFEGNDAAGKGGAIRRVAAALDPRQYRIVPIAAPTEEERAQPYLWRFWRHIPARGKFTIFDRSWYGRVLVERVEGFCSPADWMRAYGEINDFEEQLSNAGVVVVKFWLAIDQQTQLERFEEREQIPFKRYKITEEDWRNRDKWDVYSEAVGDMVDRTSTEIAPWTLVEANDKRWARVKVLRTINQALEAAFAKDKK, from the coding sequence ATGTTCGAATCCGCCGAAATCGGTCACAGCATCGACAAGGACACCTACGAAGCGGAAGTCCCCGCCCTGCGCGAGGCGCTGCTCGAAGCCCAGTATGATCTCAAGCAGCAGGCGCGCTTCCCGGTGATCGTGCTGATCAACGGCATCGAGGGCGCCGGCAAGGGCGAGACGGTCAAGCTGCTCAACGAGTGGATGGACCCGCGGTTGATCGAAGTGCGCACCTTCGACCAGCAGACCGACGAGGAACTGGCCCGGCCACCGGCCTGGCGCTATTGGCGGGCGCTGCCACCGAAGGGGCGGATGGGCGTGTTCTTCGGCAACTGGTACAGCCAGATGCTCGAGGGCCGCGTGCATGGCCAGTTCAAGGATGCCGTGCTCGACCAGGCCATCGCCGGGGCCGAGCGCCTGGAGCAGATGCTCTGCGACGAAGGCGCGCTGATCATCAAGTTCTGGTTCCATCTGTCCAAGAAACAGATGAAGGCCCGGCTCAAGGCGCTCAAGGATGACCCGCTGCACAACTGGCGCATCAGTCCGCTGGACTGGCAGCAGTCGGAAACCTACGACCGCTTCGTGCGTTTCGGCGAGCGGGTGCTGCGCCGCACCAGCCGCGATTACGCGCCCTGGCATGTGGTCGAGGGCGTCGACCCACATTACCGCAGCCTGGCAGTGGGGCGGATCCTGCTGGAGAGCCTGCAGGCGGCCCTGGCCAACAACCCCAAAGGCAAGCATCAGGGCAATGTCGCGCCGCTGGGGCGCAGCATCGACCAGAAGAGCCTGCTCGGCGCCCTGGACATGACCCTGCGCCTGGACAAGCACGACTACCAGGAACAGCTGGTCACCGAACAGGCGCGCCTGGCCGGTCTGCTGCGCGACAAGCGCATGCGCCGCCACGCCCTGGTGGCGGTGTTCGAAGGCAATGACGCGGCCGGCAAGGGCGGGGCGATCCGCCGCGTGGCGGCGGCGCTGGACCCGCGCCAGTACCGCATCGTGCCGATTGCCGCGCCCACCGAGGAAGAGCGTGCCCAGCCTTACCTGTGGCGGTTCTGGCGGCACATCCCGGCACGGGGCAAGTTCACCATCTTCGACCGCTCCTGGTATGGCCGGGTGCTGGTGGAGCGGGTCGAGGGTTTCTGCAGCCCGGCGGACTGGATGCGTGCCTATGGCGAGATCAACGACTTCGAGGAGCAACTGAGCAACGCTGGGGTGGTGGTGGTCAAGTTCTGGCTGGCCATCGACCAGCAGACCCAGCTGGAGCGTTTCGAGGAGCGCGAGCAGATTCCGTTCAAGCGCTACAAGATCACCGAGGAAGACTGGCGCAACCGCGACAAGTGGGACGTCTATTCCGAGGCGGTGGGCGACATGGTCGACCGCACCAGCACCGAGATCGCGCCGTGGACCCTGGTGGAGGCCAATGACAAGCGCTGGGCGCGGGTGAAGGTGCTGCGCACGATCAATCAGGCGTTGGAGGCGGCGTTCGCCAAGGACAAGAAGTAG
- a CDS encoding DMT family transporter, which translates to MHISSGRWVQGLLLALLTAFLWGILPIKLKQVLQVMDPVTVTWYRLSVSGGLLFAWLAANRRLPSFSRLGIKGKGLVAVAVAGLVGNYVLYLVGLNLLSPGTAQLVVQLGPVLLLVASVFVFKERFSLGQGLGLLVLLVGFGLFFNQRLEELLTSLGTYTTGVLTIILATSIWVFYALSQKQLLTVWNSQQVMMVIYLCCALLLTPWVHPLEALQLSPSQGWLLLACCLNTLVAYGAFAEALAHWEASRVSATLALTPLVTFVAVALAAWLWPDYVHAEQINGLGYVGAVTVVLGSALVALGPSLIAGWKVRRVRVD; encoded by the coding sequence ATGCACATTTCTTCCGGACGCTGGGTCCAGGGCCTTCTGTTGGCGCTGTTGACGGCGTTTCTCTGGGGCATCCTGCCGATCAAGCTCAAGCAGGTGCTGCAGGTGATGGACCCGGTAACCGTCACCTGGTACCGCCTGAGTGTTTCCGGCGGCCTGTTGTTCGCCTGGCTGGCGGCTAATCGGAGGTTGCCATCGTTCAGCCGCCTCGGAATCAAGGGTAAGGGCCTGGTGGCCGTCGCGGTGGCCGGACTGGTCGGCAACTATGTGCTGTACCTGGTCGGCCTGAACCTGCTTAGCCCCGGCACCGCGCAACTGGTGGTCCAGCTGGGGCCGGTGCTGTTGCTGGTGGCCAGCGTGTTTGTGTTCAAGGAGCGCTTCAGCCTGGGGCAGGGCCTGGGGCTGCTGGTGTTGCTGGTGGGGTTCGGGTTGTTCTTCAACCAGCGCCTGGAAGAGCTGCTCACTTCGCTTGGCACTTACACCACCGGTGTGCTGACCATCATCCTGGCGACCAGCATCTGGGTGTTCTATGCCCTGAGCCAGAAGCAGTTGCTGACGGTGTGGAATTCGCAGCAGGTGATGATGGTGATCTACCTGTGCTGCGCGCTGCTGCTCACGCCCTGGGTGCATCCGCTGGAGGCGTTGCAGCTCAGTCCGTCGCAGGGTTGGTTGCTGCTGGCCTGCTGCCTGAACACGCTGGTGGCCTATGGCGCGTTCGCCGAGGCGCTGGCGCATTGGGAGGCCTCGCGGGTCAGCGCGACCCTGGCGCTGACACCGCTGGTGACCTTTGTTGCGGTGGCGCTGGCGGCCTGGCTGTGGCCGGATTACGTGCATGCCGAGCAGATCAATGGCCTGGGCTATGTAGGGGCGGTGACGGTGGTGCTGGGGTCGGCGTTGGTGGCCTTGGGGCCGTCGCTGATCGCGGGGTGGAAGGTACGTCGGGTGCGGGTTGATTGA